GTGACCGATCACGTTGGTGTTGGCGCCGATTCCGGACACCGGGAAGTGTCCGGGCGGAGGCTGCTCACCGAGCGCGCGGGCGGTTTCGGGTCCGCGCACCCAGCGGTTGCGGTACCACTCGGCCTTCCCGTCGCGGATCCGGATGCCGTGCACCATGCCGTCGCCGACGAACCAGTGGTACAGCTCCGGGTCGATCTCGCCCACCGGGTCGGGCCCGTTGCGCAGGTACCGGCCGTCCAGCCAGTCCGGAATGGTTCCGGTGACCGGCAGGTCGGTCAGCGTGTACTCCTCACCGATCGGCGCGAAAGCGCCCGTCAGGTAGCGGCTCATGGTGATGCTCCTTCGGCTATAACACTGTTATTGGTCCTGTATAACAGTGTTATGGCATCATGGCAAGCATGGCGGACGCGATGCGTGACCGATTGGTTCAGGCGGGGGTGCGGATCCTCGAGCGCGACGGGGTGCACGCGCTGAGCGCGCGCAAGGTGGCTGCGGAGTCCGGTTCGTCGACCATGGCGGTGTACACCCACTTCGGCGGCATGACGGGCCTGATCGACGCAATCGCCAACGAGGCGTTCGGCCGGTTCACCGCCGCGCTGACCGGCATTCCCGCCACCGACGACCCGGTGGCCGACTTCTTCGTGATGGGCGCGGCGTACCGTCGGTTCGCGCTGGAGAACCCGCAGCGCTACCAGATGATGTTCGGCACCCACACCCCGTCGCTGAACCGCTACCGCGCCGACCTCACCGTGACCGGAAGCGCCTCCGCCCGCCCCGAGTGGGCGGCGTCGTTCCAGGCGTTGCGCACCGCGGTCCGCCGCATGATCGAGGCCGGGCGCATCCGCGACGAGGGCGAGGTGGCGATCGCCGGCCAGATATGGAGCGTGGTGCACGGCGCGGTGATGCTGGAGATGGCCGGGTTCTTCGGCCACGAGGGTCACGGCATGGCGCAGATCCTGCGTCCGTTGACGGTGAACATCCTGGTGGCTCTCGGCGACCGGCCGGATCGCGTCGAACGGTCCCTGGCCGCGGCGCAGGCCGCGCTGGCCGACGTCTGAGCATCGAAGCGCATTGGGACACAAGGATGTTGGTGACCGGATCGGACACCCGCCGCGATGCGAGTGAGGTCGCCTGGTTCGTTGTGGTGACCACGGTGGTCACCTGGCTGTGCTACCTGCCGATCATCTGCGCCGCACGCCGGCCCGACGGAATCGACCCGGCGCTGGGGCTGCTCGCCCTGACGGCCGTGCTGTCGCCGACCGTGACGGCGTGCGTGCTGGCGACCCCGCGGGGCGGCCGTGCCGAGCTGCGGCGCCTGCTCCGGGCGAGCGTGGCCGCCCGGTTCGCACTGCGCTGGTACCTCGTGGTGCTGCTCGTGCCGTTCGCGATCCCGTTGGCTGCGGTGGCCGTCGACGCGGTGGTCTCCGGCACCTCCCCGGCGGCATGGGTGACCGCCGCCGGCGCCCAGACGCTGGCGACCTTCTGGATCGCCCCGCTGGGCGAGGACGCCGGCTGGCGCGGTTACGCCCTGGCCCGGATGCTGCGGCTGACCAGCCCACTGGCCACCAGCCTGGTGCTCGGGCCGCTGTGGGCGCTGTGGCACCTGCCGATGGCGCTGGTGCCGGGCACCGCCCAGGCCGATCAGCCGTTCCTGTTGTTCGCCGTGCAACTCACCGGGGCGACGATGATCTTCGTCCGGGTCTACCTGGGCACCGGCGGCAGCGTGCTGGCGATGATGCTCATGCACGCCGCGGCCAACCTCGCCTTCAACACGGTGCCGGTCTTCGTCCACGAGGGCGGCAACCCGGCCCGTACCACGGTGCTGTCGCTGCTGTATCTGGCCGCGGGCGCGATCGCGCTCGCCTCCCTCGGCCGCCGGGCGGCCGCTGCGGACCGAAAGTGCCCGCCGGCGCCGGCGACGCCCGCGTGACGGGTCGGTCACATCCAGCGCGTGTTACCTGATACTGCGCGTCACGGTAACTACACTTCGTAGTATGCACGGGTCGATCGCCCCCGAGGGGCTGCTGCGGATCGAGGACTGCCTGGATGCCGACGGCGGCATCGTGCTGCCGCCGGGCGTCACGCTGATCTCGCTGATCGAGCGCAACGTCACCCACGTCGGGGACGCGATCGCGTTCCGGTATCTCGACTTCGCCGGCGACGGCCGCACCGTCGAGTTGACCTGGTCGCAGCTCGGCACCCGGATGGCGGCGATCGGCTCCCGGATCCAACAGGTCACTCAGCGCGGTGACCGGGTGGCGGTCCTGGCCCCGCAGGGTCTCGACTACGTCGCCGGGTACTTCGCCGCGGTGCAGGCCGGCCGCATCGCGGTGCCGCTGTTCGCCCCGGAGCTGCAGGGCCACGCCGAACGGCTCGATACCGCGCTCACCGATGCGCGCCCGGCCGCCATCCTGACGACCCGGTCCGCGGCCGCGGCGGTCACCGGATTTCTGGAGTCGGTCGATGCGGCCCGCGGCGCCGCGGTGCTGCTCGTCGACGAGATCCCCGACGCGGCGGCCGGCGAGTTCGTCCCGGTGCCCATCGACGTCGACGATGTGTCACACCTGCAGTACACGTCGGGGTCGACGCGGCCGCCGGTCGGTGTCGAGATCACCCACCGGGCGGTCGGCACCAACCTGCTGCAGATGATCCTGTCGATCGACCTGCTGGACCGGAACACCCACGGGGTCAGCTGGCTTCCGCTGTACCACGACATGGGGTTGTCGATGATCGGCTTCCCCGCGGTCTACGGCGGCTACTCGACGCTGATGTCGCCCACCGCGTTTCTGCGTCGCCCGCAGCGGTGGATCCGGGCCCTGTCGGACGGATCCCGGGTCGGGCGAGTGGTCACCGCCGCGCCCAACCTGGCCTACGAGTACACCGCTCAGCCCGGCCGTCCCGATTCCGGCGAGGACATCGACCTGAGCAACGTGGTGATGATCATCGGCTCCGAGCCGGTCAGCATGGCCGCGATCACCGAGTTCTCCACCGCGTTCACGCCGTACGGGTTGCGGCCCAACGCCATCAAACCGTCGTACGGGATCGCCGAGGCGACGTTGTTCGTCTCGACGATCGGCCCCGAGGCCTGCCCGAGGGCCGTCCACCTCGACCGGGAGCAGTTGAGCCTCGGCCGGGCCGTGCCGCTGCCGGCCGACGCGCCGGGCGCGGTCACCCACGTCTCCTGCGGACAGGTCGCACGCAGCCAGTGGGCGGTGATCGTCGACCCCGACGACCACACCGAACTGCCCGACGGGCGGATCGGCGAGATCTGGGTGCACGGCGACAACGTGGCGCCGCGGTACTGGGAACGGCCCGAGGAATCGCAGGCGACGTTCAATGCGACGCTGCGGTCGCGGCTGCCGGTGCACAGCCACGCCGCCGGTGCACCGGACACCGCGACGTGGCTGCGCACCGGCGACCTGGGTGTCTATCTGGACGGTGAGCTGTATGTCACCGGCCGCCGCGCGGACATGATCGTCGTCGACGGCAAACAGCACTATCCGCACGACGTCGAGGCCACCGTGGCGGCCGCGTCACCGCTGGTACGGCGCGGTTACGCCGCGGCGTTCCCGACCGACGACGGGGTCGTGGTGGTGGCCGAGCGGGCGCCCCGCACGCGTCGGACCGACCCGGCGCCGGCGATCGAGGCGATCCGCCGGGCGGTCGCCGATGTACACGGCCTCGCCGTCGCCGACGTTCGGCTGGTGCCGGCCGGGTCGATCCCGCGCACCACCAGCGGCAAGCTGGCGCGGCGGTCCTGCCGCGCCGAATACCTCAGCGGTGGCTTCGACTAGACCGCGTTGAGCGCGGCGTCGTAGTTGGGCTCCTGGCCGATCTCGGGCACCAACTCGGTGTAGGCGACCTCACCGTTGGCGTTGATCACCACAACCGCACGCGCGAGCAACCCGGCCATCGGACCGTCGGCGATGGTCACGCCGTAGTCCTCACCGAAGCTGCTGCGGAACGCCGAGGCGGTGATGACGTTCTCGATGCCCTCGGCGCCGCAGAAACGCTTCTGCGCGAACGGCAGATCCTTCGACACGCACAGCACGGTCGCGCCGGACGAGGCGGCCCGCTCGTTGAAGGTGCGCACGCTCGTCGCGCACACCGGGGTGTCGATCGACGGGAAGATGTTCAGCAGGACCGACTTGCCCCGGTACTGCTGGTCGGTGATCTCGCCGAGGTCGGTTCCGATGAGCGTGAAGCCGGGCGCCTTGGACCCGACAGCCGGCAGCTCACCAACGGTATTAAGGGGATTTCCACGCAGGGTTATCTGTGCCACACGGACAGTCTGCCAAACGCTACCGCCATGCGAACACCGGCTGCTCGAGCCCGTCGACCGGGTCGCTGCGCCCCTCGAGCCCCAGCCAACGCAGCTGCAACAGCACCGCGCCGGTCGGCGCATGGATGAGGTCGTTGCCCAGCGGGATCTGCACTACCGGGCGGGGGCTTTCCGCAATGGTGATGAAGCGTGGAGAATCGGGCCGTTGCAGCTGGTGCAGCCCCACCCGGTAGACGGCGGCGACCTCCTCCGGGGCGGGCCGCAGGTCGAGCCGGCCGCCGCCCCACAGCACCACCGGAGTGATCACATAACCCGATCGGGTCGGGTAGTCGTCGAGCAGGCCGAGCACCGCCGAACCCGGCAGCGTGACGCCGAGTTCCTCGTCGAGTTCGCGCAGCGCGGCGTCGACCGCGCTCTCCCCCGGATCCAGCCGGCCCCCGGGCAACGCCCATTGGGCCGCATGCGATGACAACCGAATCGCCCTGCGGCACAACAGGAACGCCGCTCCGCCGGACACGTTGACCATACGGCCGTCCAAGGCGGGATCGGGCAACGGCCGACCGCCGATCCACTCGTCGACAGGTGCGGGATCGACGCGGTCCTCGCCGACGGTCGAGTCGACCAGCACCACCGCGACGGCCGCATGCCGCTTGGACGGGTCGGTCACGGTGCGGCGTTCATGGCGTGCCAGATTCGCCGTGATCTGTTCCCGCAGCACCGGGTCGTATCTGATCGTCACGGCTCGACGATAGTCAACGCCGCGGGCGGGTCGGGGGGCAGCGGCGGCGCGACTGCCTTGTCGGATTTCCGCTAGTTCCTCAGCCCGGCAGCTGTCATGGTGTGAGGGTGCACGACGACTTCGACCGCTGCTACCGGGCCGTCCAGTCGAAGGACGCCCGGTTCGACGGCTGGTTCGTCACCGCGGTGTTGAGCACCGGCATCTACTGTCGGCCGAGTTGTCCGGCCCGGACGCCGCATGCCCGTAACATCCGCTTCTACCCCACCGCCGCGGCCGCGCAGCAAGCCGGGTTCCGCGCCTGCAAACGCTGCCGGCCGGACGCCTCGCCGGGCTCGCCGGAGTGGAACGTGCGCGGGGACGTGGTGGCCCGGGCGATGCGGCTGATCGCCGACGGGGTGGTGGACCGGGACGGGGTCGGCGGGCTCGCCGCTCGGCTGGGCTACTCGACCCGCCACCTCGAACGGCTACTACAGGCCGAGGTGGGCGCCGGCCCCCTCGCGCTGGCCCGCGCAGAGCGGGCCCAGACCGCCCGGGTGTTGATCGAGACAACCGAACTGCCGTTCAGTGACGTGGCCTTCGCGGCGGGTTTCGCGAGCATCCGCCAGTTCAACGACACCGTGCGGGCGGTCTGCGCCACGACTCCGACCGAGTTGCGGCGGCGGGCCCGGGCGCGATACGGGCCGGCCGGCGGCACCGGGGCGTTGTCGCTGCGACTGCCGGTCCGCACGCCGTTCGCTTACGAAGGGGTGTTCGGGCACCTCGCGGCGTGCGCGGTGCCGGGACTGGAGGAGGTTCGCGACGGAGCCTATCGGCGCACGCTACGGCTGCCGCGTGGCGGCGGGATCGTTGCACTGACCCCGCGACCGGACCACGTCCGCTGCCAGATCGTGTTGGACGATTTCCGTGATCTCGCTACCGCGATCGCCCGGTGCCGGCGTCTGCTCGACCTCGACGCCGACCCCGCTGCGGTGGTCGAGGCGCTCGGCGCCGACGAGGACCTGCGCGCAGTGGTGGCAAAGGCGCCGGGCCAACGCATCCCGCGCACGGTCGACGAACCCGAGCTGGCGGTGCGTGTCGTTCTGGCTCAACAGGTTTCGGTGAAGGCGGCTGCCACGCACACGGCCCGGCTGGTGGCGGCGCACGGGCGGCGGATCGAGGATGCCGGTGGCGGGTTGACGCATGTGTTCCCGTCGATCGAGCAGCTGGCCGCGTCCGATTTCGGTGAACTGGCGATCCCGGCGGCACGCCGCCGGACCCTGGCTGCGCTGACCGCAGCGCTGGCCGAGGGCGAGGTGGTGCTCGACACCGGCTGCGACTGGAACCGTGTTCGCGAGCAGCTGTGCGCGCTGCCGGGGATCGGCCCGTGGACCGCGGAGGTCATCGCGATGCGCGGTCTCGGCGACCCCGACGCGTTCCCGGTGGCCGACCTCGGGCTGCGGGTGGCGGCCGGCCAGCTGGGCCTGCCCGCCGATCCGCGTCGGCTCGCCGAGCACAGCCGGCGGTGGCGGCCGTGGCGCTCCTATGCCACCCAGTACCTGTGGTCGACGCTCGACCACGCGGTCAACCGCTGGCCGCCCGCGGCGTGACGCCTCTGCCGCATGCCGGATCTCAGCGCGGCCGGTAACCGGATTCGGCCGGCAGCGGCGGCGGCAACGGGGTGGTCGGGCTCGCCGATGTGGTCGGCGCAGCGGTCGCCGACTCCGTCGAGCCCGGGCGGTGCACAT
The window above is part of the Mycolicibacterium hassiacum DSM 44199 genome. Proteins encoded here:
- a CDS encoding CPBP family intramembrane glutamic endopeptidase — encoded protein: MLVTGSDTRRDASEVAWFVVVTTVVTWLCYLPIICAARRPDGIDPALGLLALTAVLSPTVTACVLATPRGGRAELRRLLRASVAARFALRWYLVVLLVPFAIPLAAVAVDAVVSGTSPAAWVTAAGAQTLATFWIAPLGEDAGWRGYALARMLRLTSPLATSLVLGPLWALWHLPMALVPGTAQADQPFLLFAVQLTGATMIFVRVYLGTGGSVLAMMLMHAAANLAFNTVPVFVHEGGNPARTTVLSLLYLAAGAIALASLGRRAAAADRKCPPAPATPA
- a CDS encoding TetR/AcrR family transcriptional regulator, coding for MADAMRDRLVQAGVRILERDGVHALSARKVAAESGSSTMAVYTHFGGMTGLIDAIANEAFGRFTAALTGIPATDDPVADFFVMGAAYRRFALENPQRYQMMFGTHTPSLNRYRADLTVTGSASARPEWAASFQALRTAVRRMIEAGRIRDEGEVAIAGQIWSVVHGAVMLEMAGFFGHEGHGMAQILRPLTVNILVALGDRPDRVERSLAAAQAALADV
- a CDS encoding fatty acyl-AMP ligase, whose amino-acid sequence is MHGSIAPEGLLRIEDCLDADGGIVLPPGVTLISLIERNVTHVGDAIAFRYLDFAGDGRTVELTWSQLGTRMAAIGSRIQQVTQRGDRVAVLAPQGLDYVAGYFAAVQAGRIAVPLFAPELQGHAERLDTALTDARPAAILTTRSAAAAVTGFLESVDAARGAAVLLVDEIPDAAAGEFVPVPIDVDDVSHLQYTSGSTRPPVGVEITHRAVGTNLLQMILSIDLLDRNTHGVSWLPLYHDMGLSMIGFPAVYGGYSTLMSPTAFLRRPQRWIRALSDGSRVGRVVTAAPNLAYEYTAQPGRPDSGEDIDLSNVVMIIGSEPVSMAAITEFSTAFTPYGLRPNAIKPSYGIAEATLFVSTIGPEACPRAVHLDREQLSLGRAVPLPADAPGAVTHVSCGQVARSQWAVIVDPDDHTELPDGRIGEIWVHGDNVAPRYWERPEESQATFNATLRSRLPVHSHAAGAPDTATWLRTGDLGVYLDGELYVTGRRADMIVVDGKQHYPHDVEATVAAASPLVRRGYAAAFPTDDGVVVVAERAPRTRRTDPAPAIEAIRRAVADVHGLAVADVRLVPAGSIPRTTSGKLARRSCRAEYLSGGFD
- the tpx gene encoding thiol peroxidase, with protein sequence MAQITLRGNPLNTVGELPAVGSKAPGFTLIGTDLGEITDQQYRGKSVLLNIFPSIDTPVCATSVRTFNERAASSGATVLCVSKDLPFAQKRFCGAEGIENVITASAFRSSFGEDYGVTIADGPMAGLLARAVVVINANGEVAYTELVPEIGQEPNYDAALNAV
- a CDS encoding NUDIX hydrolase, with protein sequence MTIRYDPVLREQITANLARHERRTVTDPSKRHAAVAVVLVDSTVGEDRVDPAPVDEWIGGRPLPDPALDGRMVNVSGGAAFLLCRRAIRLSSHAAQWALPGGRLDPGESAVDAALRELDEELGVTLPGSAVLGLLDDYPTRSGYVITPVVLWGGGRLDLRPAPEEVAAVYRVGLHQLQRPDSPRFITIAESPRPVVQIPLGNDLIHAPTGAVLLQLRWLGLEGRSDPVDGLEQPVFAWR
- a CDS encoding DNA-3-methyladenine glycosylase 2 family protein; translated protein: MHDDFDRCYRAVQSKDARFDGWFVTAVLSTGIYCRPSCPARTPHARNIRFYPTAAAAQQAGFRACKRCRPDASPGSPEWNVRGDVVARAMRLIADGVVDRDGVGGLAARLGYSTRHLERLLQAEVGAGPLALARAERAQTARVLIETTELPFSDVAFAAGFASIRQFNDTVRAVCATTPTELRRRARARYGPAGGTGALSLRLPVRTPFAYEGVFGHLAACAVPGLEEVRDGAYRRTLRLPRGGGIVALTPRPDHVRCQIVLDDFRDLATAIARCRRLLDLDADPAAVVEALGADEDLRAVVAKAPGQRIPRTVDEPELAVRVVLAQQVSVKAAATHTARLVAAHGRRIEDAGGGLTHVFPSIEQLAASDFGELAIPAARRRTLAALTAALAEGEVVLDTGCDWNRVREQLCALPGIGPWTAEVIAMRGLGDPDAFPVADLGLRVAAGQLGLPADPRRLAEHSRRWRPWRSYATQYLWSTLDHAVNRWPPAA